In the genome of Monodelphis domestica isolate mMonDom1 chromosome 2, mMonDom1.pri, whole genome shotgun sequence, one region contains:
- the BNIP5 gene encoding protein BNIP5 encodes MDKQRPSWKAELLLRRKGHSLDRSQVSKMSGTQDSQDSMSASPALRRTLSDWVQPLDGRAVVSKSGASVASKLEKTKRVSSESGGQRSNHHKDKTHKKGQHVLLKNLVNFLTKTGSEEQREKGEKKSKEKCNSIPDTRHLEACVDPPETTFRKKDKERKDKKSKEKGVFPHGSEPLEACVDPPETTFRKKDKERKDKKSKEKGVFSHGSEPLEACVDPPETTFRKKDKERKDKKSKEKGVFSHDSEPPEACLDSPETTFRKKDKKSGFKKAFSFKRHGNEEAKKSTGLDAGNPEAKRPTKPTFLPLCISHRPESLTTSESEEDEVHEKGTSTEVRTLSSTGLSKQAGLPPPEEKPPPDRSYETIDIIIQKIVAVLREEGDRWDEKIKEDPSFRVVLENLSFTSFQTLTDALVDQNKNQKEPDRSRQERRYQFAVYLTNKFAGNANHAVLRFMGCRDHAVPHTFGHIPYNNEQASGGRDQAPHNIQEFWGVISRSHSTLLKGDLPPNMGQVHPSTVQIEAQASLFFRVARQLEPLRDGNTLSWTHKVMLHEPT; translated from the exons ATGGATAAACAGAGGCCATCTTGGAAGGCAGAGCTCTTGCTAAGAAGAAAAGGCCATTCCCTGGACAGATCTCAGGTCTCCAAGATGTCAGGAACTCAGGACTCTCAGGACTCAATGTCTGCTAGCCCAGCACTTCGCCGGACATTAAGTGATTGGGTTCAACCCTTGGATGGGCGAGCAGTGGTGTCAAAGAGTGGTGCTTCTGTGGCCTCAAAGCTAGAGAAAACTAAAAGGGTCTCCAGTGAGTCTGGTGGCCAAAGAAGCAACCACCACAAGGACAAGACCCACAAGAAGGGCCAGCATGTGTTGCTAAAGAACCTAGTGAACTTCCTCACCAAGACAGGATCTGAGGaacagagggaaaagggagagaaaaagtcaaaggagaaatgtaaCTCCATTCCAGACACAAGACACCTAGAAGCATGTGTGGACCCACCAGAGACAACCTTTAGgaagaaagacaaggaaagaaaagacaaaaagtcaaaggagaaaggTGTCTTCCCTCATGGCTCAGAACCCCTAGAGGCATGTGTAGACCCACCAGAGACAACCTTTAGgaagaaagacaaggaaagaaaagacaaaaagtcaaaggagaaaggTGTCTTCTCTCATGGCTCAGAACCCCTAGAGGCATGTGTAGACCCACCAGAGACAACCTTTAGgaagaaagacaaggaaagaaaagacaaaaagtcaaaggagaaaggTGTCTTCTCTCATGACTCAGAACCCCCAGAGGCATGCTTAGACTCACCAGAGACAACTTTTAGGAAGAAAGACAAGAAGTCTGGTTTCAAGAAGGCCTTTTCTTTTAAGAGACATGGCAATGAAGAGGCCAAGAAATCTACAGGCTTGGATGCTGGAAACCCTGAGGCAAAGAGGCCTACAAAGCCTACCTTCCTCCCTTTGTGCATCAGCCACAGACCAGAGAGCCTGACCACCTCTG AGTCCGAGGAGGATGAAGTACATGAGAAGGGCACGTCCACAGAAGTCAGGACTCTCAGTTCTACTGGACTTTCCAAGCAAGCTGGGCTGCCCCCGCCAGAGGAAAAGCCACCTCCTGACAGAAGCTATGAAACTA TTGACATTATTATCCAGAAGATAGTTGCTGTTCTCAGAGAAGAAGGAGACAGATGGGATGAAAAG ATCAAAGAAGACCCAAGTTTTAGGGTGGTCTTGGAGAATCTCTCCTTTACCTCCTTCCAAACCTTGACAGATGCCCTCGTCGATCAGAACAAGAACCAGAAGGAGCCAGATAGGAGTCGACAAGAGAGACGCTACCAGTTTGCCGTTTATCTGACTAACAAATTTGCAGGCAACGCTAACCACGCTGTCCTCCGCTTCATGGGCTGCAGAGACCACGCAGTCCCGCACACATTTGGCCATATACCTTACAACAATGAGCAGGCAAGTGGGGGCAGGGACCAGGCGCCACACAATATCCAAGAGTTTTGGGGTGTCATCAGTAGAAGCCACTCAACGCTTTTAAAGGGAGATCTGCCCCCAAA